TTATCAACAATTCTAAGTTCGGCCAAACGACCAATCACAATCTGAACTTTCTTACCGCTTTCATCAACCTGTTCAACAGTACGAAGTTCGTCAATATCGGCAATACCATCATACTTGGCAACCACACTAGCATTGGCAGCAATATTTGAAGCAGTACCACCGACGTGGAAAGTACGAAGTGTCAACTGTGTACCAGGTTCTCCGATTGACTGGGCAGCAATAACGCCACAAGCTTCACCTGCTTGAACCATACGTCCGGTTGCAAGGTTACGGCCATAACATTTAGCACAAACCCCTTTCTTCGATTCGCAGGTAAGTACGGAACGTATTTCAACCTGTTCAATAGGGGAATCCTCAATAATCTGGGCAATATCCTCGGTGATTTCTTCACCGGCGGCAATAATCAACTTACCGGTCAGAGGATGATAAACATCATGAACGGTAGTACGTCCCAGAATTCTATCATAAAGAGATTCAACTAATTCTTCATTATGTCTGATGGCAGTAGCAACCAAACCACGAAGTGTACCGCAGTCACTCTCAGTTACAATCACATCCTGAGACACATCAACAAGACGGCGGGTAAGATAACCGGCATCAGCAGTCTTTAATGCAGTATCAGCCAAACCTTTTCGGGCACCGTGAGTTGAAATAAAGTATTCCAAAACCGAAAGCCCTTCTTTGAAGTTAGCCAAAATTGGGTTCTCAATGATCTGGGCTTCAGAAGCACCGGATTTCTGAGGTTTTGCCATCAGTCCACGCATACCGGAGAGCTGACGAATCTGTTCTTTAGAACCACGGGCGCCGGAATCAAGCATCATATAAACTGCATTGAATCCCTTTTTGTCTTTAACCAACTGGTTCATCAGACTTTGGGTCAACTTGGCATTGGTATGTGTCCAAATATCGATAATCTGATTGTATCTTTCATTGTTGGTAATGAAACCCATATTATAGTTGTTCATTACCTCATCAACCTGCTTGTATCCTTCGTTAACCAGTTCAGCCTTATCTTTAGGAATAATCACATCTTCAAGGTTGAACGAAAGTCCGCCTCTAAATGCCATATAATATCCCAGGTTCTTGATATCATCAAGGAACTGTGCAGTACGGGAGGTACCGCATTGTTTCATCACCATACCAATGATATCACGCAATGATTTCTTGGTAAGTAATTCATTGATGTACCCAACTTCTTTAGGAACCAACTCATTAACAATGATTCTGCCCAAAGTGGTTTCTACCAGTTCGTAATGGGCATCAGTTTTTTGTTTTTCCTTGGGAAGACGCAGCTTAACAATAGCATGCAGGTCAACCCGACCTTCATTGTAAGCAATGGTTGCTTCTTCGGCAGAATAGAAAATAAGCCCTTCACCTTTAACTATATCATCAGGAGTACTTTTACGGGCTTTGGTTATATAATACAAACCCAGAACCATATCCTGAGAAGGAACGGCAACTGGGGCACCATTTGCAGGATTAAGAATATTGTGTGAAGCCAGCATCAATAATTGGGCTTCAACAATAGCGGAATTCCCCAAAGGTAAATGCACAGCCATCTGGTCACCATCGAAATCCGCATTGAATGCAGTACAAACCAATGGGTGCAACTGAATAGCTTTGCCTTCAATTAATTTGGGCTGAAATGCCTGAATACCCAAACGGTGCAAAGTAGGTGCACGGTTAAGCAGAACCGGATGACCCTTAAGTACATTTTCAAGTATATCCCAAACAACAGGATCCTTGCGGTCAACTATTTTCTTGGCCGATTTAACAGTTTTGACGATGCCTCTTTCAATCAGCTTGCGAATGATAAAAGGCTTATATAACTCGGCAGCCATATCTTTAGGCAAACCACATTCATGAAGATGAAGTTCCGGGCCTACCACAATTACTGAACGGGCAGAATAATCAACACGCTTACCTAACAAATTCTGACGGAAACGGCCCTGTTTACCTTTCAAGCTGTCGCTCAAAGATTTCAATGGCCTGTTGGCATCAGTTTTAACAGCGTTTGATTTACGCGAGTTATCAAATAAAGAATCAACAGCTTCCTGAAGCATACGTTTTTCGTTACGCAGAATAACTTCCGGTGCTTTAATTTCAATTAATCTTTTCAGACGGTTGTTACGAATGATCACCCTTCTGTAAAGGTCGTTCAGATCGGAGGTGGCAAAACGGCCGCCATCCAGGGGAACCAAAGGCCTAAGCTCAGGAGGAATAACCGGGATAACCTTCATGATCATCCACTCAGGTTTATTTATCCCCTTGGATTCTCTGAAGGCTTCTACAACATTCAGGCGCTTCAAAGCCTCACTTTTACGTTGCTGGGAAGTTTCCTTGCTGGCTTTATGCCTTAAAGAATAGGAAAGATCATCCAGATCAAGTCTGGACAAAAGACTATACAGAGCCTCAGCGCCCATCCCTGCAATAAACTTGTTGGGATCGTTATCATCAAGGTTCTGATTATCTTTGGGTAATGTATCCAGAATATTCAGATATTCCTCTTCAGTAAGGAAATCCATATATTTTACACCGTCAGCTTCTTTGATACCGGGGTTTATTACGACATATCTTTCATAATAAATGATAGCATCCAGCTTCTTGGTCGGCAATCCTAAAAGATACCCAATCTTATTGGGAAGCGATCGGAAATACCAAATATGAGCGACAGGGACAACCAATGAAATGTGCCCCATCCTTTCACGTCGAACCTTTTTTTCAGTTACCTCTACCCCACAACGATCACAAACAATGCCCTTATACCGAATTCTTTTATATTTTCCGCAATGGCACTCGTAATCTTTAACAGGACCAAAAATTCTTTCGCAAAAAAGCCCGTCACGTTCGGGTTTATAAGTCCTGTAGTTAATGGTTTCCGGCTTCAACACTTCTCCACTTGAATGCTCCAAAATCTCCTCAGGAGAAGCCAAACCGATAGAGATTCTTGTAAAATTACTTTTTACTTTGGTATCTCTTCTAAATGACATATTTCGAAAATTAATTATTTATCAGAACAATAATAAGAAATGGATATGAAGCCAAGCTTCATATCCAATATTATAATATTTACTCGAGGTTAATGCTTAACCCCAATCCGCGGAGTTCATGCAGCAGCACATTGAAAGACTCCGGAATTCCGGGAATTGGCATTGGCTCACCTTTAACAATACTTTCATAAGCCTTAGCCCTGCCCATCACATCATCACTCTTAACAGTAAGTATTTCCTGTAAAATATGAGATGCTCCGAAAGCTTCAAGTGCCCAAACTTCCATTTCACCAAAACGCTGACCACCAAACTGAGCTTTACCGCCAAGAGGCTGTTGCGTAATAAGCGAATATGGTCCAATAGAACGGGCATGCATCTTATCATCAACCATGTGTCCCAGTTTCAACATATAAATCACCCCGACAGTGGCAGGCTGATCGAAACGTTCACCGGTTCCACCATCATAGAGGTATGATTTACCGAAACGTGGTAATCCGGCCTTATCGGTAAATTCAGAAATCTGATCAAGGGAAGCACCGTCAAAAATAGGAGTTGCAAAGTTAACGCCAAGCACTCTACCTGCCCAACCCAAAACAGTTTCATAAATCTGTCCCAAGTTCATACGGGAAGGCACACCCAAGGGGTTCAAAACAATATCCACAGGAGTTCCGTCTTCGAGGAAAGGCATATCTTCATCAGGTACAATCTTAGAAACAATACCTTTATTTCCATGTCGACCGGCCATCTTATCACCAACTTTCAGCTTACGTTTTTTAGCAATATAAACCTTAGCCAGTTTGATAATTCCTGTAGGAAGATCATCACCAACTGTAATATTATATTTCTTACGTTTATAAATTGCATCAATCTCTTTGAACTTCAGATTGTAATTGTATACCAGTTGTTTAATGGTATCGTTCTTGGCCTTATCTGTAGTCCATTTGTTCGGATTTACTGAAGAATAGTCAATTTCCTGTAAAAGTTTCTGGGTAAACTTAACCCCTTTGGCCACTACATCAGCGTTATAATAATCCTTAACGCCCTGTGAAGTTTTTCCATTGACCAGGATAAACAGCTTGTCGATTAACTTATTCTTTAGCTCTTCAATACTGCCGTTAAATTCCTCTTCAATCTTATCCAGCATCATTTTTTCAGAAGTCTTTCCTTTCTTGTCCTTCATGGAACGGGAGAAAAGTTTCTTGTCAATAACAATGCCTTCCAGGGATGGAGATGCTTTTAATGAGGCATCTTTAACGTCACCCGCTTTATCACCAAAAATAGCCCTCAGCAATTTCTCTTCAGGAGAAGGATCTGATTCACCTTTAGGAGTAATCTTGCCAATCAGGATATCACCCGGCCTGACATAAGCACCAACGCGGATCAAACCGTTTTCATCCAGATTTTTGGTGGCATCTTCGCTGACATTAGGAATATCAGAAGTAAGTTCTTCCAAACCTCTCTTCGTATCCCTAACTTCAAGTTGATACTCGTCAATATGAACTGAAGTGAAGATATCTTCACGGACAATTCTTTCGGATATCACGATAGCATCCTCGAAGTTATACCCTTTCCAAGGCATAAATGCAACTTTCAGGTTACGGCCTAAGGCAAATTCCCCTTTATCTGTAGCATAACCTTCAGTCATAATCTGACCTTCAATTACTTTTTCACCTTTTCTTACAATAGGACGAAGGTTGATACAGGTACTCTGATTGGTTTTTCTATACTTGGGTAAATGATAATGTCTGATATCATCGTCGAAACTGACAAAACGTTCGTCTTCCGTACGTGCATAACGGACAACAATTTCATTAGAATCGACAAATTCAATAATCCCTTCACCCTCGGCAGCAACCATAAGCCTTGAATCCTTTGTAAGAATTCCTTCAATACCAGTACCAACAATTGGAGCTTCTGGATTGAGCAATGGAACCGCCTGACGCATCATGTTTGATCCCATCAAAGCACGGTTGGCATCGTCGTGTTCAAGGAATGGAATTAATGATGCTGCAATAGAAGCAATCTGGTTAGGTGCAACATCCATTAAATCTACCTTTGTGGCTTCAGCAAATGGGAAATCACTTTCGTAACGAGATTTAACCTTAGTATTAATAAAGGCGCCATCATCATGCAAAGGAGAATTAGCCTGAGCTATAACTTTCTCTTCTTCTTCTTCGGCAGTCAAATAAACAATATGGTTGTTTTCCAGGTCAACCTTGCCATTATCAACCTTACGATAAGGAGTTTCAATAAACCCTAAAACATTGATTTTTGCAAATACGCACAAAGAAGATATAAGACCGATATTAGGCCCTTCAGGTGTTTCAATAGGACACAAACGGCCATAATGAGTATAGTGAACGTCTCGAACTTCAAAACCTGCTCTTTCACGGGACAAACCGCCAGGCCCTAAAGCTGATAAACGCCGTTTATGGGTTAACTCAGCCAAAGGATTGGTTTGATCCATAAATTGAGAAAGCTGGTTGGTCCCAAAAAAAGAATTAATAACCGACGATAAAGTTTTAGAATTAATCAGGTCAATTGGTGTAAATACTTCATTATCGCGTACGTTCATACGTTCACGAATGGTTCTGGCCATACGGGCCAATCCTACACCAAACTGATTACTCATTTGTTCTCCAACAGTTCTAACCCTACGGTTACTCAGATGGTCGATATCATCAACATCTGCTTTGGAGTTGATCAGTTCAATCAGATATTTGATAATTTCAATAATATCTTCCTTAGTCAGGACTTTGGTATCCATTGAAGTACTAAGTCCCAGCTTCTTATTAATTCTATACCGGCCCACATCACCCAAATCGTAACGTTTGTCGGAGAAGAACAATTTATCAATTACATCACGGGCAGTCGCCTCGTCAGGTGGTTCAGCATTACGAATCAACCTGTAAATATGCATTACAGCTTCCTTCTCTGAGTTACAAGGATCTTTCTGTAATGTGTTATATATAATTTCGTAATCTGATGAACTTTGATTTTCTTTATGAAGCAAAATAGAAGCTGCACCCGAATCAACAATAGCATCAATATGTTCAGGTTCGATAACCGTTTCACGATCGACAACTACTTCATTACGTTCGATAGAAACAACTTCGCCGGTATCTTCATCGACAAAATCTTCTACCCATGTTCTAAGTACACGGGCGGCTAACTTACGGCCAACAATTTTCTTTAAACCGGTTTTTGAAACTTTAAATTCATCGGCCAGGTTAAAAATTTCCAGGATATTTTTATCTGTTTCGAAACCGATAGCGCGCAACAAAGTAGTCACCGGAAGTTTTTTCTTACGGTCGATGTATGCATACATCACATTGTTGATATCGGTAGCAAATTCTATCCAGGAACCCTTAAAAGGAATGATACGGGCAGAATATAATTTTGTACCGTTAGCATGAACACTTTGTCCGAAGAAAACCCCCGGAGAACGATGAAGTTGAGAAACCACAACACGTTCAGCACCATTAATCAGGAAAGTACCCCGTTTGGTCATATATGGGACGGTACCCAAATAAACATCCTGTATCACGGTGTCAAAATCTTCATGTTCAGGATCAGTACAATAAAGTTTCAGCTTTGCTTTAAGCGGTACACTGTAAGTCAGTCCTCTTTCAAGACATTCGTCGATGGAATAACGAGGTGGGTCGACAAAATAATCGAGGAATTCCAGCACAAAATTATTGCGGGTATCTGTGATGGGAAAATTATCAGTAAATACTTTGTACAAGCCTTCATTCCGCCTATTTTCAGGTGTAGTATCCATCTGAAAAAAGTCAACGAAAGACTTTAATTGCACTTCCAAAAAATCTGGATAGTTAGGTAGATTTTTGGTAGAAGCAAAACTTATTCTTTCAGAATTTTTTAAAGACATGTATTTATGGATTAATTGAACTTATATAAATAACGACAAAAAGGCTTAGAATCCTGTAAAAACAGGAATCTAAACCCTGAAAATTTATCTAGTAAAGATATTACTTAAGTTCAACTTCTGCTCCAGCTTCTTTCAATTTAGCGATTAACGAATCAGCTTCTTCTTTAGTAATTCCTTCTTTAACAGGCTTAGGTGCACCGTCTACTAATTCCTTAGCTTCTTTTAATCCAAGACCAGTTAATTCTTTAACCAATTTAACTACTTGTAATTTGCTGGCACCAGCTGCTTTGAGAATAACGTCAAAAGAAGTTTTTTCTTCAGCAACTTCAGCGGCACCGGCAGCTGGACCTGCAGCTACAACAGCAGCAGCGGCTGGTTCGATTCCATATTCATCTTTCAGAATTGCTGCTAATTCATTAACATCTTTTACAGTCAAGTTTACCAACTGTTCTGCAATTGCTTTTAAATCTGCCATTTTTATTACCTTTTTAAATTACTTTTTTGATTACTTTTTTAATTAATTATTTATTCTCTCTCGGAAAGGGTTTTTACAACACCTGCAATGATATTCTTTCCGGACTGTAAAGAAGAAACCACATTCTTCATAGGCGATTGCAACAAAGCAATAATATCGCCGATAAGTTCTTCTTTAGATTTCATGCTTGCCAGTACATCCAGTTGATCGCCCACATAAATGGATTCTTCAACATAAGCACCTTTAATTATAGGTTTTTCGTGATTTTTACGGAATTCCTTAATTAATTTTGCAGGTGTACTCGCTTCATCGCAGAACATTACTGAAGTAGAATTCTTCAATAAACCGAAAAGTTCAGTATACTTATCACCAGACTTTTCCAAAGCTTTCTTCAGCAAATTGTTTTTTACCATCTCTAACTTAATCTGCTTTTCGAAACATTTCCTACGTAAAGCAGATGTATCTGCAGCATTTAAAGTTTCAATATCTGTCAGATAAAAATGTTTTGAATTGGCAAATTCCTGGGTTAGATGGTCAATTATCTTATTTTTCTCTTCGATTTTCATTTCTCTTAAATTTACAACAAAATCTACTTACACAAACCCCAGCTATTCTTCGGTTGAAATTGATTTAGAATCAACATGTAAACCTGGACTCATGGTAGTGGAAAGATAAATACTTTTAACGTAAGTACCTTTAGAGGTAATAGGTTTCATCTTAATCACATTAGCGATGAATTCCTTTACATTATCCACAATTTTCCCTGGTTCAAAAGAAACTTTCCCAATAGAATTATGAATAATTCCGGCCTTATCAACTTTAAATTCGATTTTACCTTGCTTTACCTCCTTAACAGCTTTTCCAATTTCCATGGTAACAGTACCACTTTTGGGGTTTGGCATCAAGCCTCTAGGACCTAAAATTCTACCTAATTGACCTACTTTTCCCATTACTGATGGCATAGTAATAATAATATCCACATCAGTCCAACCACCTTTAATTTTGTCTATGTATTCTTCCAATCCTACATAGTCAGCTCCGGCTTCTTTGGCCTCAGCTTCTTTATCAGGTGTACATAAAACCAAAACGCGGATTACTTTTCCAGTTCCATGAGGCAAAGTAACCACACCACGTACCATTTGATTGGATTTCTTAGGATCTACACCTAAACGAACGTCAACATCGACGGAAGCATCAAATTTGGTAGTGGTAATATCTTTAAGCAAACGTGTAGCCTCGCTCAATTTATATTGACGGCCGGCTTCAATCTTGCTTAACGCTAACTTTCTATTTTTTGTAAGTCTTGTCATTTCTCCAACGAAAAATTAAAATTTAAAAAGGAGGATTGCCCTTAATTGTTATACCCATGCTTCGAGCTGTACCAGCAACCAACCTCATAGCCGATTCAACAGTAAAGGCATTCAAATCCGGCATTTTATCCTCAGCGATTTCCTTAACCTGATCCCAAGAAATGTTGGCAACCTTAATACGGTTAGGCTCAGCTGAACCTGATTTCACCTTTGCAACCTCGAGCAATTGAACTGCAACAGGAGAAGCCTTAGTAATAAAATCAAAAGATTTATCCTTGTATACAGTTATAATTACAGGTATAACTTTTCCTGCTTTATCCTGAGTTTTTGCATTAAACTTCTTGCAAAAATCCATGATGTTTACTCCTTTGGAACCCAAAGCAGGACCTACTGGAGGAGATGGATTTGCTGCACCACCCCGAATTTGCAATTTAATGATTCCTGTAACTTCTTTTGCCATAATTCGATTCTTTTCTCAATTTATTCTTTTTCTACTTGCATGAAGCTAAGTTCTAAGGGAGTTTTTCTTCCGAAAATCTTCACCATGACCTTCAACTTCTTTTTTTCATCATTAACTTCTTCAATGATACCGGTAAAACTATTGAACGGACCATCGATCACTTTCACTGATTCACCGACACAAAATGGAGTAGTTAACTCTTCATCTTCAGCAGCCAGTTCATCAACTTTCCCTAAAATTCGGTTAATTTCAGAAGTACGCAAGGGAATAGGAACATCACCCCTATTACCCAAAAAGCCCATCACATTAGGAATATTACGCAAAACATGAGGTACCTCCCCAACTAATGCAGCTTCTACTAAAATATAACCGGGATAGAAATTTCTCTCTTTACTAATCTTTTTTCCCCCCCTCACTTGATAAACTTTTTCGGTGGGAATCAAAACCTGAGAAACGTAATCCTGTAGATTAAGTCGGCTTACTTCATTTTCGATATATTCTTTGACTTTTTTTTCTTTTCCACTAATAGCTTTAAGAACATACCACTTTTTTTCGACTTCACCCATTCAGTTTAGAGATTAAAAAAACATACTAAAGATTAATTGTATCAGATTTTGGAAGCTAAAATCCATTACAAAAACGATTACTGCAATTATTAAGGAAGCAATCATAACTACAATACCGCTATTTTGTAATTCTGACCAAGTTGGCCATGAAACTTTATGAAATAATTCGTTAAAAGCTTCTTGAATATAGAGTTTAATTTTCATTTTCTCTTAAAGTATGCACGGGTGGAGAGACTCGAACTCCCAACCAATGGTTTTGGAGACCACTACTCTACCAATTGAGCTACACCCGTAAAAATATTTCTGCCTTCATAAAACAATGCTAAAGCATTGTTTTATTCTACTATTTCGGTTACCTGACCAGCACCTACTGTTCTGCCACCTTCACGAATAGCGAAACGCAAATTCTTGTTGATAGCAACAGGATAAATCAAAGTTACAGTGATGGTAACATTATCGCCAGGCATTACCATTTCTACTCCATCAGGTAATTTTATTTCACCTGTAACATCAAGAGTTCTTAAATAGAACTGAGGACGATATTCATTGTGGAAAGGAGTATGACGGCCACCTTCTTCTTTCTTCAACACGTAAACTTCAGCTTTGAATTTAGTGTGAGGAGTGATAGAACCAGGTTTGGCAATAACCATACCTCTTTTTATTTCTTTCTTATCAATACCTCTAAGTAATAAACCTACATTGTCACCAGCTTCACCGTCATCAAGGATCTTACGGAACATTTCCACACCAGTTACAACAGTCTTCTTGCTGGGGCCTAAGCCAACGATTTCCATTTCATCACCGGTCTTAACAACACCCGTTTCAATACGTCCTGTAGCAACTGTTCCACGGCCTGTAATTGAGAAGATATCCTCAACTGGCATCAGGAAAGGTTTTTCATTCTCACGGGGAGGTATCGGAATATAATCATCAACAAAGTTCATCAATTCCACAACCTTTTCTTCCCATTTAGGTTCACCATTCAGGGCACCTAAAGCAGAACCACGAACGATAGGAGCATTTGCACCATCATAACCATAGAAAGTCAATAATTCACGAACTTCCATTTCAACCAAGTCGAGCAATTCGGGATCATCAACCTGATCAACTTTATTCATGAATACAACGATCTTGGGAACACCAACCTGACGAGCCAAAAGAATATGTTCTCTGGTTTGGGGCATAGGACCATCCGTAGCGGCAACAACCAAAATAGCACCGTCCATCTGGGCAGCACCAGTAACCATATTCTTTACATAATCAGCATGACCCGGGCAATCAACGTGAGCATAGTGACGTTTTTCAGTCTGATACTCAACGTGTGCGGTATTAATAGTAATACCTCTTTCCTTTTCTTCAGGTGCATTATCAATCTGGTCGAATGTCTTTATTTCAGATAAACCTCTCTTTGCCAACACCATAGTGATTGCAGCAGTAAGAGTTGTCTTTCCAT
Above is a window of Bacteroidota bacterium DNA encoding:
- the rplK gene encoding 50S ribosomal protein L11; this translates as MAKEVTGIIKLQIRGGAANPSPPVGPALGSKGVNIMDFCKKFNAKTQDKAGKVIPVIITVYKDKSFDFITKASPVAVQLLEVAKVKSGSAEPNRIKVANISWDQVKEIAEDKMPDLNAFTVESAMRLVAGTARSMGITIKGNPPF
- the nusG gene encoding transcription termination/antitermination protein NusG; the encoded protein is MGEVEKKWYVLKAISGKEKKVKEYIENEVSRLNLQDYVSQVLIPTEKVYQVRGGKKISKERNFYPGYILVEAALVGEVPHVLRNIPNVMGFLGNRGDVPIPLRTSEINRILGKVDELAAEDEELTTPFCVGESVKVIDGPFNSFTGIIEEVNDEKKKLKVMVKIFGRKTPLELSFMQVEKE
- the rpoC gene encoding DNA-directed RNA polymerase subunit beta', with the protein product MSFRRDTKVKSNFTRISIGLASPEEILEHSSGEVLKPETINYRTYKPERDGLFCERIFGPVKDYECHCGKYKRIRYKGIVCDRCGVEVTEKKVRRERMGHISLVVPVAHIWYFRSLPNKIGYLLGLPTKKLDAIIYYERYVVINPGIKEADGVKYMDFLTEEEYLNILDTLPKDNQNLDDNDPNKFIAGMGAEALYSLLSRLDLDDLSYSLRHKASKETSQQRKSEALKRLNVVEAFRESKGINKPEWMIMKVIPVIPPELRPLVPLDGGRFATSDLNDLYRRVIIRNNRLKRLIEIKAPEVILRNEKRMLQEAVDSLFDNSRKSNAVKTDANRPLKSLSDSLKGKQGRFRQNLLGKRVDYSARSVIVVGPELHLHECGLPKDMAAELYKPFIIRKLIERGIVKTVKSAKKIVDRKDPVVWDILENVLKGHPVLLNRAPTLHRLGIQAFQPKLIEGKAIQLHPLVCTAFNADFDGDQMAVHLPLGNSAIVEAQLLMLASHNILNPANGAPVAVPSQDMVLGLYYITKARKSTPDDIVKGEGLIFYSAEEATIAYNEGRVDLHAIVKLRLPKEKQKTDAHYELVETTLGRIIVNELVPKEVGYINELLTKKSLRDIIGMVMKQCGTSRTAQFLDDIKNLGYYMAFRGGLSFNLEDVIIPKDKAELVNEGYKQVDEVMNNYNMGFITNNERYNQIIDIWTHTNAKLTQSLMNQLVKDKKGFNAVYMMLDSGARGSKEQIRQLSGMRGLMAKPQKSGASEAQIIENPILANFKEGLSVLEYFISTHGARKGLADTALKTADAGYLTRRLVDVSQDVIVTESDCGTLRGLVATAIRHNEELVESLYDRILGRTTVHDVYHPLTGKLIIAAGEEITEDIAQIIEDSPIEQVEIRSVLTCESKKGVCAKCYGRNLATGRMVQAGEACGVIAAQSIGEPGTQLTLRTFHVGGTASNIAANASVVAKYDGIADIDELRTVEQVDESGKKVQIVIGRLAELRIVDKNTNISLTNHSIPYGSKLYIDNGAEVKKGELICDWDPYNAVIISEMTGKIEFESIIEGTTYREESDEQTGFKEKVVVETRDKTKNPVIKIVSGEGEVLKSYNLPVSSHIVVNEGDKVNAGEVLVKIPRSLGKAGDITGGLPRVTELFEARNPSNPAVVSEIDGEVSYGKIKRGNREIIIQSKSGEVKKYLVPLSKQILVQENDYVRAGTPLSDGAITPADILAIKGPTKVQEYIVNEVQEVYRLQGVKINDKHFEVIVRQMMRKVVIEDAGDTHFLEKQVVDKLEFMAENDWIFGKKVVEDPGDSVNVKAGQIITARKLRDENSILKRKDMKLVEARDAVPATSSQVLQGITKASLQTKSWMSAASFQETTKVLNEAAIYGKVDELDGLKENVIVGHLIPAGTGIREYNKIIVGSMEEYDKLVNTKSEEVEEKVETGK
- the rpoB gene encoding DNA-directed RNA polymerase subunit beta, which gives rise to MSLKNSERISFASTKNLPNYPDFLEVQLKSFVDFFQMDTTPENRRNEGLYKVFTDNFPITDTRNNFVLEFLDYFVDPPRYSIDECLERGLTYSVPLKAKLKLYCTDPEHEDFDTVIQDVYLGTVPYMTKRGTFLINGAERVVVSQLHRSPGVFFGQSVHANGTKLYSARIIPFKGSWIEFATDINNVMYAYIDRKKKLPVTTLLRAIGFETDKNILEIFNLADEFKVSKTGLKKIVGRKLAARVLRTWVEDFVDEDTGEVVSIERNEVVVDRETVIEPEHIDAIVDSGAASILLHKENQSSSDYEIIYNTLQKDPCNSEKEAVMHIYRLIRNAEPPDEATARDVIDKLFFSDKRYDLGDVGRYRINKKLGLSTSMDTKVLTKEDIIEIIKYLIELINSKADVDDIDHLSNRRVRTVGEQMSNQFGVGLARMARTIRERMNVRDNEVFTPIDLINSKTLSSVINSFFGTNQLSQFMDQTNPLAELTHKRRLSALGPGGLSRERAGFEVRDVHYTHYGRLCPIETPEGPNIGLISSLCVFAKINVLGFIETPYRKVDNGKVDLENNHIVYLTAEEEEEKVIAQANSPLHDDGAFINTKVKSRYESDFPFAEATKVDLMDVAPNQIASIAASLIPFLEHDDANRALMGSNMMRQAVPLLNPEAPIVGTGIEGILTKDSRLMVAAEGEGIIEFVDSNEIVVRYARTEDERFVSFDDDIRHYHLPKYRKTNQSTCINLRPIVRKGEKVIEGQIMTEGYATDKGEFALGRNLKVAFMPWKGYNFEDAIVISERIVREDIFTSVHIDEYQLEVRDTKRGLEELTSDIPNVSEDATKNLDENGLIRVGAYVRPGDILIGKITPKGESDPSPEEKLLRAIFGDKAGDVKDASLKASPSLEGIVIDKKLFSRSMKDKKGKTSEKMMLDKIEEEFNGSIEELKNKLIDKLFILVNGKTSQGVKDYYNADVVAKGVKFTQKLLQEIDYSSVNPNKWTTDKAKNDTIKQLVYNYNLKFKEIDAIYKRKKYNITVGDDLPTGIIKLAKVYIAKKRKLKVGDKMAGRHGNKGIVSKIVPDEDMPFLEDGTPVDIVLNPLGVPSRMNLGQIYETVLGWAGRVLGVNFATPIFDGASLDQISEFTDKAGLPRFGKSYLYDGGTGERFDQPATVGVIYMLKLGHMVDDKMHARSIGPYSLITQQPLGGKAQFGGQRFGEMEVWALEAFGASHILQEILTVKSDDVMGRAKAYESIVKGEPMPIPGIPESFNVLLHELRGLGLSINLE
- the rplJ gene encoding 50S ribosomal protein L10, which gives rise to MKIEEKNKIIDHLTQEFANSKHFYLTDIETLNAADTSALRRKCFEKQIKLEMVKNNLLKKALEKSGDKYTELFGLLKNSTSVMFCDEASTPAKLIKEFRKNHEKPIIKGAYVEESIYVGDQLDVLASMKSKEELIGDIIALLQSPMKNVVSSLQSGKNIIAGVVKTLSERE
- the secE gene encoding preprotein translocase subunit SecE, whose amino-acid sequence is MKIKLYIQEAFNELFHKVSWPTWSELQNSGIVVMIASLIIAVIVFVMDFSFQNLIQLIFSMFF
- the tuf gene encoding elongation factor Tu; the protein is MAKEKFDRSKPHVNIGTIGHVDHGKTTLTAAITMVLAKRGLSEIKTFDQIDNAPEEKERGITINTAHVEYQTEKRHYAHVDCPGHADYVKNMVTGAAQMDGAILVVAATDGPMPQTREHILLARQVGVPKIVVFMNKVDQVDDPELLDLVEMEVRELLTFYGYDGANAPIVRGSALGALNGEPKWEEKVVELMNFVDDYIPIPPRENEKPFLMPVEDIFSITGRGTVATGRIETGVVKTGDEMEIVGLGPSKKTVVTGVEMFRKILDDGEAGDNVGLLLRGIDKKEIKRGMVIAKPGSITPHTKFKAEVYVLKKEEGGRHTPFHNEYRPQFYLRTLDVTGEIKLPDGVEMVMPGDNVTITVTLIYPVAINKNLRFAIREGGRTVGAGQVTEIVE
- the rplL gene encoding 50S ribosomal protein L7/L12, which codes for MADLKAIAEQLVNLTVKDVNELAAILKDEYGIEPAAAAVVAAGPAAGAAEVAEEKTSFDVILKAAGASKLQVVKLVKELTGLGLKEAKELVDGAPKPVKEGITKEEADSLIAKLKEAGAEVELK
- the rplA gene encoding 50S ribosomal protein L1, yielding MTRLTKNRKLALSKIEAGRQYKLSEATRLLKDITTTKFDASVDVDVRLGVDPKKSNQMVRGVVTLPHGTGKVIRVLVLCTPDKEAEAKEAGADYVGLEEYIDKIKGGWTDVDIIITMPSVMGKVGQLGRILGPRGLMPNPKSGTVTMEIGKAVKEVKQGKIEFKVDKAGIIHNSIGKVSFEPGKIVDNVKEFIANVIKMKPITSKGTYVKSIYLSTTMSPGLHVDSKSISTEE